The genomic region AAAACGAGCTAAAACGTACAATTAAGCTTCAATGTGACCGAACCTTCAAGGTGTTTCAATGGCTTTTCTAAGCCCTAAATTTTTCAACTATCGAGATTATAATAAAGCCAAattgttatgttttattattatttcataattaataactaatttactataataaccttaaatatacatcatttaaaacacttaaaatgtgtccatatatgtccaataaggtttcaaatgttttaattaccatttaaggccatcatatttaaaagctaaagctattagacacctttaactaatagaacatgcattttacattttacgcaatttagtcatttttctcgaattaagcattcaaacaataaaatttctttatgaaactttcacacaataattatatcatgctgtaaacttaaataaaataataaaataaatattttgacctcaaatttgtggtccgaaactactgttctgatttgactcaaaaacgggctgttacacaacAGTTGAATGGGCTACAAGATTAGCTTGAGTAGACTTGCAAGTTGGGTTTGTTGATGATGATCTTCTTTGAGTTCATTGTAACTTTGAACTTTAAATTTTGAGAGAAGAGATGAAAGGTAGAGATTGTCCCACTAGGTGTGCCAAAAATTTGTATAAACTTTGAAAGATTTAAATCTCTAAAAAtttcttaaataaaaagaaatcatTTGATTCTTCTCTCCGTTTGGCTTTGATTCAAGGATGGACCATCCTTGGTGTTCATGGGTCATCTTTCACCTTCTTAATGCTACAAAGTCTGGGATGGATCGTCTTTGGTTTGGATGTGCCATCTTTCACCTTCTTAGCATTATAGAGTTTAAGATGGATCTTTCTTAGAGTGCATGAGCAATCATTCAACATCTTGTTGCTTTTAAGTCTAGGGCGGATCTTCCTTGGAACATGTTTTACCTCTCGTCATGTTGAAGTTGAAAAGTTCAAAACTACTCCTCCCCATGAATGCCACATGATTTATCGCTTGCCATGTTGGTGTTGCAAAATTTGGAACTGATATTCCTCCTGCCAAGTTGGAATTGATCTTCCTCTCGCTAGGTTGATGTTGCAAAATTTGGAACAAATCCACCTTGGTCATCATGGATGTTGCATGTTTCATCTCTCACCATGTTGGTCTTGCAAAGTTTGGAACTAATTCACCTTGGTCATCAAGAATATCAAGAAACTGATCTTCGACTCACTATATTGGTGGTGAAAAATTGACATTGATCTCTGCCTCACTATGTCAATATTGAAAAAAAATGGAACAAATCTTTGCATTGCCACATCGatgttgaaaaattaaaattgatctTCACCTCATAAAATGCACGAACAATATCCCTATTATAATCATAGGTGTACAAGGATACATACACAACATCATATGCCTCAGCCATCACCAAAGTCTTGGTGGAATGATACAGCATGTCTTTGATCCACACCCAATAATTATCTATATAGTTGAAGTCTTCAAAAATCTTGAAGTCAACTCCCTTTCTCTTCCTGGCAGTACACCTTCGACATGTCGAAAAACATATtgccttgaaaaaaaaaaagttttgatcattCGATCCCTTAAAAATGCATTTGGCTTGTGAATATTTTTAGCATGAGCTCAAGGAAGGCACCACTTGACATTGTCATCATTAATTGTGCAAGAATCTCCATTAAGTGTCAAAGCTTGCTTTCCCATTCTAGCCGTACACCATTGCCTTCGATAGTTGACTACGGATGGAGATATTCCTCGTGATGATTAAAATTAATCATtctccttaaaaaaaaaaaaaaaaacagattgcGCAAAAAAAGAAGCATCAAGTGTCGGGCTTCATTGGCTTGAATCCACCAAATTTGTTCCATGTTACTTTACACAATAGGGTGAGCTTAGCGTGTTGGTATACACACATAAACCATGGCAATTTTTTAGCTTGTTTACAGATTTGCGAGCTCGGTGGGACTTTTGATTGTCAAGCCTTGCTtttataaggaaaaaaaaaagagtttaacAATAATTGaaatttctatttgttaaacAATTTTAATTGGTATTGAGATCCTAATtaaattcaagaagtttttatTCATACGAAGTCCTAAAGAAGCTACAGCTCGAGTGCTTGTGTGGATATTAATTCTATAATGCCAGCAATAATATTTTTAGCATGATAAGCATGACCATTAATTGTTTCATGGAAGCTCATACACTTCTTAGCTCATGAAATCATTGTGATGATATGGATCAGTTCAAGCTATGTCGAACATCAAAGTTCAAAGATTAGTTTACTATAATTCAAAATTTGTCTACATGATCAAAGTCTTAAGGGGATATTTGTAGAtgaaaaaattttcaaactaaaTATAGAACATCACATGTCAAGTCGAAATTATCGTGTGTAAAGTTAGAATTACCATAGATGAAAATGATGAAATCATATATGTGGCATACTTattttttatctaattaatttaaattaattaagagataaataataaaattatattatcacTAAAGTGAtaatatttatgattattttatctctaaattaattaaattaataatagatAAATACTAAATAAAAGAGTTTAGTTCCTATAAAACACTCAAATGAAGGAGTTAAATTTTACAAGAATTCTCTTTTATTCAAGTGAAAAAGGGGTTGTTACTCCCAAGTTATTCTACATGTTCATAAGTTTAAGAAGTTTAGAAATTCTGCAAAATTCTCTGAAGAACTTGAGAAAACTTATGAAGAATGTTACATTGGTTATGAAGAAAAGTTGTTTTGTAATCCAGTTCAATTGAGGAGAGAAAGCCAAAAACCGTTTTTGAAGAAAGTCGCCTTTCAATCCAGTTCAATTGAAGAAATGAGATTCAAATTTGTTTGAAGATCAAGTGTTAATGACCAGATAATTAAGGTATCCATGGGTCAAGCCAAGGCCAAGCAAAATCTTAGGCCAATTTGCTTGGTTCGGACCTGATCTAGCCCGAAAATTGGGTCTAAAATTTTTTCCAAGCCCGAactaaataaaaatgctaaaacccgACCCCAACTtccgtattaattttttatataattttttaaaaatataatacatcagaattactaaaaatattaaaataaatgtttccctaCAACTTGAAAGATAgggtgcaacttaacaagcaacataaaaataaaatggtaGTAAAGTAGTGAGAAAACATCAAGAAAATAGCATCGAAACAATAAAAagaaacaacaattttttttttaattttgcaaaTTCGGGCCAAAAAAGCCTTACCCGAAGTCTAACCTATTTTCTAAACTGGccttttttttttaccaaaactcattttttgagtttatatttttacctaaactcTCCTACTTTTCAAACAGGTCGAGTGGCCCGCCCCATGGACAAGTCTACCAGAGAGaagaatcaaaattttataaataaatttgactcCAAATTTTCAGGTCAATTTTCAACTCCAAATTTGTATGTACATTTTCATAATAAGATTATGAGAATGTTAACTTATGGGTGGAATATAAAATTActttatttgtttcatttaataaggatgtaaaattaaagtgtttagttctaaaaataaaatttactatatTATCTTTGTTATAAAATTTGATCTTCTacaaatttaacattttagtctCAAATTCTTTTATTGAATtacaataatttaataaatttatttttacgcATTAATTTTATCATATTAAAATTACGAGAAGTAGTTAGTGTCTTTGCTTGACATAACATGTTTTATTATTAACGAATTTTGGACCAATTAATAAACACTCCTCTGTTTAATAAAACTAAACAAAATTCGAGactaaaataaattgaaattaaatataataagctAATACTCATGACCCTTAGAATATGTTAAATACAACTAATAGCAGAAATTATCCTAAAAGCCTTCAATCATCGAACCTGTAATTTATTAGTTCAATCGTTATATGATTGAAAATTTTGATCTATGCAATTATAATATTTGAGTAAAGATTTTCCAgtcttaaaaaatttaaaaatataaattttaagttaaccaaatttagttatttaatttttaagtaaaCTCGAATAGATAATTTAGTTTTTCGAGTTTTAAtcaagttaaattttataattcaataatttaaatGATTCAATTATAGTCAATATCCTTTGGTCACTaccaattttgaaaatgaacaaattagtCTTTCTcaataaaagttacaaaataatcaaaataatttttaaaaattcaaaatatttataaaaattccaaatttttattatttttaagaaattataaaaataaaaacgataattctaaagaatatataaaagtttttaaattaaaatatttacaataatAATTTTGAGGACCAAATTACCAATTATCATACTAAAGACTTACTAAAgtatcttatttttcttttattttactttgaaagagttttcaaatatatatggttttaatttatgcaatttaacatgaaattagttatattgtaatataattttaatttgacatgtttaattttaatttaaatcgaataattttacTAGATTCAATTCAActcaatttcattttattttactcgatttgaaaaaaatccaaaaataaaaatcatcaatttaattaacttaaatttttttatttgattcgactcaatttaataaaatactCGTCCCGAGCTAAgaataattgatttaaaaatttGCAGTACTTTGATTGCAAAAAATAAGTActagttttaattttatttatttatgatatatttactatttttaaaattgaattatatttaaattattaagttgttaTATTAAAAGAGTAagaaaaaagaagagattttagtttttaattataattatttttatgttcgaAAAAGATTATATTTAGTAAGAGCATAGAGTCATTTTgtcttaaatttcaaatttaatttgaaatcttaaataaaataaaaagtggcCGTAATGAGATTATGACATCTTAACATAtatcgaatatgagattaaaactATAATCTCATTTTGGAATATAGTATTACAGGCTGTAATGTGAGATTTAGTCAGTGAAAGGCCCCTAATGGAAATATTTGTGCTATGTGACACTTTTGTCATGCCTTAAAAGGAAGCTAAcaatttaataactaaaatgtattaaattaataatattaatgacTATTtcgtaataaattaaaatttagtgattaaaatgtaatttaaccCTTTCACTATTTATAAGCACCCGATTCCGGTTCTGGTACCTTGGAGTGGAATCTTCTTTTACCTAACATCCACTCTCTTAAAAAGCAAATGGCCAAACTCTCTGTGGGCTCCACATTTTCTATCTTCCATTCCCGCCACATCCGTCCTCCACTCGCCGGCTGCCACGTCACCAAAATGACAGTGGCCGATCACCACCCATCGTTGGAGGTCGTAGGCGGAGCACGTGATCGCTTCCTCCCATCTCTCCACACCAACCTCCGCCTACCCTACAACCCTTTCCCCCTCATCGCCTGGAACCGTCACGTCGAGACCATCTTCGCCTCCTTCTTACGCTCTATTCCCCAAGTCAGATTACGACGGGAGTGCCTCCGAGTCAAAGACGGTGGCTCCGTTGCCCTCGATTGGGTCTCCGGCGACCACCGCCGTCTTCCTCCTGATTCTCCCGTCCTCATTTTACTCGTAATATCAGATACAATCACATTTTAAAAAATACTGCTACTATCAATAAATCATCTTATCCAAGAAGCTTCAATTTCTACTTTTGACTTTTTAATTTTTTGGGCAGCCGGGTTTGACTGGAGGAAGCCAGGATTCATATGTAAGACATATGTTAACTAAAGCAAACGGTAAAGGGTGGCGCGTTGTGGTTTTCAATAGCCGAGGTTGTGGAGAAAGTTCAGTTACAACTCCACAGGTAACAATGATATACTCCTTTTTCACTGTTTTTTGCTGCTTGATTTCAAGCATTTTTTAttttcactaaaaaaaattttgggAGATTGGGGTTCCTTCCTTAAATTGTTTTAAGAAAATGTCTGTTGATTTGTTTATTTGAACGACACTGATATATATGCAGTTCTATTCAGCTTCGTTTCTTGGAGATACGTATGAAGTAGTGAAACATGTTGGTGCTAGATACCCAGAAGCTAATCTATATGCTGTTGGTTGGTCTCTGGGTGCAAACATTCTTGTTCGATATCTTGGTCAAGTAAGATAGCAACATAACTGTCCATTTTATATGTTTCCTTTTTTCAGTTTTTTTGTAATGAAATCTTTTGCTCTATTTGGTTACTTTTGATGTCATTGGTAGGAATATTAGTTTATTTTTTGTGAGAAACTTCATGTTGTTCTTTGACGACAAGAAGGGAAGAGGTCTTGGTAATTCTTGATTGAGCACTTCATTATAACTTTGAGTGGGGAATCCAATGGGAAATTCCAACTTTTAAACTAGAGTAAAGATTATGGGGACTGATAACTTTTAATTTAGCCCAATATGTGATATTTAGAGACGTTGATGCTAGTAATTGCCTTGATAGCTAACTTTTCATATGAATTTTGCTGCTGACCTGTTCTAAGTTCACTGATTTGTAGGAGGAATTTTTGTGCttttttatgtttgataaattttCGGGTCTATTCTGCTTCCAATTTCTCCATTTATAACAACAATGTTACCATTTCGTCTGCCCTTGATTGCATTCCACTTGCAGGAATCTCATGCTTGCCCCCTTTCTGGTGCGGTGTCATTGTGTAAtcctttcaatttggtcattgcTGATGAGGACTTCCACAAGGGCTTTAACAATGTTTATGACAGAGCTCTTGCTAGAGCCCTCTGTAAAATATTCAAGAAGTAATTCCCTATATGATGCTCATATTTGACTATTTTATCAACTTCATATCCCAGTTTCCAGAGTTCCACTAAAATCTCTTGTGTTCAGGCATGCTCTCCTATTTGAAGATATGGGGGGTGAATTTAATATCCCCTTAGCTGCCAATGCAAAATCTGTAAGGGACTTTGATGAAGGATTAACACGGGGTATGCTCTTACTGTAATTGCCATTTTGAAAAGAGGTGTGGGGGTGGGTGGAAGGGCTTTAGTGTCTATAACAAAACGTTATTTTCTTATAAATCTTTCTTTCTCACCTTTCAGTTTCATTTGGTTTCAAGTCGGTGGATGACTATTACTCTAATTCAAGCAGTTGTGACTCGATAAAACATGTTCAAAGACCATTGCTCTGCATCCAGGTGATATATTTGTGTGATTCTGGAAACAAGTTTCCTGAGTTCCTTAGCTACTAGGATATGTAACATATTACTCTTTTGAGTCTTGGCACTGACAAATTGTTTGCCTAGTGTTGTTTACTTCTTGTTATTGTTAGTCCATCTCACTTTTTTGCTAATATAGATTATTCTTTTATAGCAATCAATTGAAGTCTGCTAGTGGATTCCATACAAACACTGGGGATTGGGGTGGTTTCTTTCAATTTATTCCTAATAGGTTTCCTGACAATGATTTATCAAATTGTATAATTTTAAGTTTTTTGCATAATTTTGAGGATTAGATGCCTTCACTCATCCATTCATGTTCTCATGTCTGGAGCTTGCTGTTTGAGGAAGGTATGAGGATGTAAGCAGCTCAACTGAATCATTAGAGCTGAATTTCATGGctctaatatatattatttagatTCTTCATCTATCTTAATTGTCTTTGGTGCATGTTACCTGAATCATGTCTGTAACAGTTGTTTTAAGCA from Gossypium arboreum isolate Shixiya-1 chromosome 1, ASM2569848v2, whole genome shotgun sequence harbors:
- the LOC108471135 gene encoding embryogenesis-associated protein EMB8-like, with protein sequence MAKLSVGSTFSIFHSRHIRPPLAGCHVTKMTVADHHPSLEVVGGARDRFLPSLHTNLRLPYNPFPLIAWNRHVETIFASFLRSIPQVRLRRECLRVKDGGSVALDWVSGDHRRLPPDSPVLILLPGLTGGSQDSYVRHMLTKANGKGWRVVVFNSRGCGESSVTTPQFYSASFLGDTYEVVKHVGARYPEANLYAVGWSLGANILVRYLGQESHACPLSGAVSLCNPFNLVIADEDFHKGFNNVYDRALARALCKIFKKHALLFEDMGGEFNIPLAANAKSVRDFDEGLTRVSFGFKSVDDYYSNSSSCDSIKHVQRPLLCIQAENDPIAPSRAIPREDIEENLNCMLIVTPKGGHLGWVAGAEAPLGAPWTDPVVMDFLEYLERGASKTGKFSADSEAVQRSSGELHRIEV